A stretch of DNA from Hydra vulgaris chromosome 03, alternate assembly HydraT2T_AEP:
AGACACATCATAATTTTTCGCCAAAGTATATCATGTTagaatttttaatcttattttgtctgttattgaaatcattttaaagataatatttttggattttttggtACAGTTTAATTTCCAACCAAATTGCTTCAacggttctttttttttctttctatttttccCGTCGAATTTCTGTTTCTTGAATCTATACCAACAAtcagattttcaaaaatctaGAATAAGAGATCAAAAATTTTTCCTTTCATAACATCTGCTTCCATCTAAGGCAAATGCAGCATCTCTGATTTCAATATTTATGTTTGCTTTCAAGGAATGTTTTTTTCACTAAAGTTGATTTTAATTGAGCTACTGaagataaagttttaaatattcgtCTTTCCTTTTTGAATTgttaattttgatgttattttactttttctttaactttttgtaaaattaacaattaaataccACTCCACCTATTTTTGGCATTTCGTACCGGTTATTTATGTCATTGAATAAGTTTACTTCTTTCTTCTTCATTATGACTTTATCGATGTAACAACATATACTTTCAAATGAATTAGAATAAACTTCTTTTCTTAAATCCCACATTCTTTTAACTTAATcgcttttgtttctttttatcgTTTCcttttctcctttttttattGCAGTTGGTGTTCAgctttattttgataatttatatggCAATCAGCaaacaccttttcaagatgtaattgagagcTCGAAATTGTTATTAAGAAATGTAAGATGTAATTAAGAAAACGTGAATTGTAATTGAGAAACGTAAGATGTAGTTTAGAACAtgcgtttttattttatctttgatGTTTTCGTTTATACAAGTTTTTGCTTTTcacttttatgttattttttttcacgAAAGCAAAATAAGTAAATCTTTGCGAATACACCAGTTGAAGATAACATTAATGAAAAACTCGAGCATGTGTGTATTGTGAACGTGTATGTATTGTGAACGTGTGTGTATTGCTACTATGTTTTGAATTGATTTGATCTTTTTCGATTGAAGTTTATCCCTCAGTGACTTTGAAAGAGCAACAAATTTCATCTGTTTTTCAGGTAATAAGAACTCGTTATATTATAGATTATGCTCctttcaaagttttaatataaagatGAAATTGAAGAAACTTAACATGGATTGAAAGTTATTATCAACTGACATTGGTGgccattaaaacaaaaatggtaAGACATTTTAATATAAGCGTCAGCACGACAACAGTCGTCTCGATTACCTCGAAGACaggtttttttcattaaaaaaagtgcgcAAGGAGCCTGTTACAATAAACGGTAAACAAGCAAAAAAGAACATAGTCATTTAGGAATATCAAAGAATATATCATAGATGATGGTTggataaaacaaattataatcttttttgtaaaaaaacgcaaggacgcgcaaaacaatgaagaagatcaaaaatgaaaatacctgcttcaaaaaggtttaaacatacattTGATTGCAGctatataaacaacaaatgtTTTCATAACAAAAACTCGCAGAAGATCATTTAATACAGATTCTTGCAATGTGTTAGCAACGGGTTTCACCCCATCCCTAAATTATTTAAAGGGTTTGGTCGTCATAACAAATCACGCTCCTTGTCACGCTCATTTGGAAAATGTGTTTGAAAATTCATCAGATCAGTTGTTACGTTTTTGATCCCACAGTCCAATGTTAAATCCGGTGTAAACAATCTGGTCCATAATTAAAAGTGTAGTTTAAAATTCAAATCGCATTCACCTGTATTAGGTGCTGGGATTGTGTAACAAAAAttgcaacatttaaaaagaaaaacaataatggGAGATGATTGTGCACGTGCTGTAcaacatacaaaaaaatgactggagcaagaagaagacaattTAGTCTTATCGCAGAGCcgcctaaaataaaaatttcaataataaaaatacaaaaacaacgTAACTTCGTTCAATTGAAGACATATACTACCATATATTACAATGTAATATgtcaaaaagtataaaaataaatacaaatataaaagacttttaatattatttttcttaacttgttttattttttaaaaagttgaataaaagataaataaacaaaaaattgaataaaacagtCGAGATTACTCCAATAAAAAGCTTTAgaagaaatataatttattgtcatttatcaaaagtttttgcttaAGTCCATTTATTAACtgtgcaaaaaagttttttagcttattattCTAAAGCGTGTTCTATAGTTTATTTGCAACTGTAAACTCAGTAGCAGAATAGTAGATTTTAGGTTGAATGTAATTGTTTGCTGAAAAACGTGTTGGGTatagatgatttattttttcaaaaattgagtTTAATATGATGGGTGTAATTTTTTCCTATCAACTTTGAACATAAGAATAAGAATATAATAAAGGTTAAGTAGAAATACGTTTAGAgtatcaaatttaataaatagcaatttatTGAGTGAGAAACtgatataacaaattaataccTAAAAATTTCACATTATCTCTtctaaaaaacgtaaaaattttTCCTTAAAAGCTAAGCAGTTATATGGAATTTTTCTAATACCTTATGAgtatcaaaaatatgtcaaaatatttaacatataaacatatatgtaacTTTAACATATTAACaagtatgtatatacatatgtatgtgtatacatatgtTGTACTTATGTTATGCTTCATAACATGActaacaacattaaaaagtataataagtcataaataaaatagttatgagtatcttataaaattaattaaaaaaagggttCTCGATGACAACACTTCACACAATTTTCTGCGAGTTCTTTCTCCTTaactacataaataaaaatttatttatttagtcttATCTTGTTAActcaaattataaattgtaattctattttaatatatttcattacTATGTACATCGCATATATCTTAACATTACTTTAGTTATATTTGgtattaaaactatatagtgttaaaacttgtaaaaactatgtagttgtaaaaatatgtgaaaaaaaattgataaaattttaatttatctacacattttatttgcttaaatttaattttaaacaaagataatattattgtgtattaatctatttatttaaatagatttttaaccTTAATAGTGTTAAAAAGTCTTAACAAAAGATATATAccttaaaaaatcttaataaagatatatactTTATTACGATGTTTCTTTGTTCCAGTTCTTGaagccattttttattttatggacTGAAAGTATGCAAATTTTATACCATTGTcattatttatgataatttaagaaattataagatataataaaattgcaatcCTATTATAATTACAAAGACTTTACCACAATAGATGATGATTGATAATAATTTAGTTCTTTAGAAACAAGATTACTTCCAAGCAACTTTAAAAGAtaggctctcttgtcaaacTATTTATTCGACGATATTCTTCAggtctgtaaaaataaaataaaaattatctttttaatagcAAGACTACTAGCCCAAACTAAAACCTTCAGCCAGTGTATTTATACTCATTGTGCCTattcctatttaagtcagtcaatGTATAAGTAGCAAGTATGCTGACGTAAAAACAAGATAGTCAATcactttaaaaacatgttttcaaaatggcgcatatttataaaattgttctattttaaaaatttattttttcgaattTAAAGTTCCGGAGAATTTTCCTGACTTTGGACTGGTCTTGactactattatttaaaatcttttattatttgaatttaaaacacTGTCTAAATTTTCAATGTGAGATTATGAGTGTTTTGAAGGTTCCCTTAAATCTAATGATGAACTTTTGTTAGTTTAGGACAAtccaaaaaattcaaaaactacaaatttatcaaccaaattaaatatatttgtcaaTTGGAAACGTTGAAATGATTGGTGTTTATTGTAAATGTCTCTGAAAAACTTTCTTTGTCAAACTATGCAAATAGCATGTCAAGAGATTCTGGAATATCATTCGAATTTGGTTTTTCCACTTACAAACTTGGTTgaattttgtgaatttttttttacaattagtttaaaagaaatccTTACtgaaatgaaaatgaaattttaagaaacatcatttgttattatatattagattttttccaaatttcaCCCAAAACTACACCACTTATGGGGTAGTTTTAGACAATGAGTAGCTTcgtttctaattaaaaaaaaagcaatgataatttatttgagTTAGGTTGACTTTGcctatttttaattgttaatggCTAAATTCTTTTAACAGTACGAAAGTAGTGagtctatttaaaaaagttttctaatgtaaataaattttaatgtttcaagATCATGTCCTTTTTACACAGGCCGTTATTAATGTTGTGCGATTTGTATAGTTTCCAGCCTCTTCGTGGCCGCTTATTTTGTGATATTTAGACACcatgttctttttaaacttcGTGTTTTAGACAGAGCGGCCTATTTACactaaaatgaagaaaaatagtATGGTATCTTCTTCAAGGCGCAAATGTCGAAAAGCTCACTTCTCTGCTCCAAGCAGCGTGCGAAGAAAGTTAATGAGTGCTCCTCTGTCTAAAGAACTTAGAACTAAATACTCTGTACGTTCTTTGCCTGTTAGAAAAGACGACGAAGTTATTGTTACACGTGGACCCTTTAAAAGTACTCAACCAGGAAAAGTTATCAGTGCCTACCGAAAAAAATGGGTTTTGCATATTGAAAGAGTTCAAAGAGAAAAAGCTAATGGAGCAACTGTTAGTGTTGGAATTCATCCAAGCAAGGTtcttacaattaaattttagattgtcttgtatgaaaattaaaaagaacaataGGTTGTGATATGCGTttcataattaataaatttgttactgTTCATAGCGATCGtagtaaaacaaaacaaaaaattactaagTTTTCATTACAGCCAATAAGTGAGTGACATAAAAATTGTGAGTGTAAGTGACataaaaattggtgcaaaaaatcttgttttgaggcagttagcttttttttatttaatcatttttgtaaactaaaatta
This window harbors:
- the LOC136078075 gene encoding large ribosomal subunit protein uL24-like gives rise to the protein MKKNSMVSSSRRKCRKAHFSAPSSVRRKLMSAPLSKELRTKYSVRSLPVRKDDEVIVTRGPFKSTQPGKVISAYRKKWVLHIERVQREKANGATVSVGIHPSKVELVKLKLDPDRKKILNRKSKKNLQEKGKHKEEDVAMAAAE